Part of the Desulfovibrio desulfuricans genome, CCCAGAGCGCCGGATCGGTGTGATCCCTGGCGTAATCGAGGGTAAACGGCTTGCGCATGACGACCCCTGCCCATGTGCCAAGCGCCAGAGCACTATTGGCAAGCACTCCCATGTACCGCACTGTCCACATGTTCTGGAAGCCGATCACAAGCACGGATGCCGCGCTGAAAAAGGCCAGCCCCACCCACAGTATCACCCCCCGGTGCAGTTTGAGCACGCCCATGAGGATGCTGAGGGCCAAAGCGATGCCAAGGCCAAGCTCCAGCCGAAACATGCTGCCGTGCGCAATGATCAGAAACGACAGCCAGGGCGCAAATGCCAACACCAGCTTCAAGAACCCCATCATGGTATTCCCTCCCGAGCAAGGATTTCGCGCAGTGCCGCAAAATATGCGCCTGAAAACCGTACACCAATAAACAGGGGGATAAAACACCAAACAGTGCTAAATCATTTATAATTTTATGCCCAGTTTTTCTTCCAGCTTGCGGCTTGCGGCCACAAGGGCAGATGTCACTGTCAGGGTGATGGCAATGTTCAGCAGCACAAAGGCGACGGGCGGCAGTTGCAAGGGCTTGTAAAGCCACATGAAGACCAGCAGGGGCGTGGGCAGGTGAAAAAGATAAAAACGAAAGCCGTTGCGCTCAAACCAGGCAAAAGGAGCAAATGCCTGCAACAGCGGGTACAGCCCGGCTGTGAGTAAAAACATATGGTACACCAGCAAGGCGCAGAGCAGGGAAACGATCCAGCCGCTCACAGGCGCGCTTGCATAGGGCCACAGCAGAACTATCAGCGCAGTGAGTCCAAGCCCGAGAGCCAGCGGGCGGGTGCGGCACAGGGCATTGAGGGCCTCGTGATTTCTGAAAGCCACAATGCCCATGTAGTAGCACAGAATGAACGAAGGTGCTTCCCACAGGCAATACCACTTGAGCCAGCCGCCATAGTTCTGCAAGCACAGTGCGGCCACAAGGGCCACCATGCCGCCGGTAAGGGCCGTGTCGCGCCCCAGCTTTTGCAGAATCCACAGGGCGATAATCCAGAAAAGGGTGATCCAGAACAGCACCAGCAAGAACCACAGATGATCTGTGAACAGGCCGAGCGCAACGGATTTCCACGTTTCAAGCAGTGTTGCGTCTGCCGGATGCCCAAACGCGGGGATGGAAAAGAGCGTGTAGAGCGGGGCTACCCAGAGCATGCCCACGCCAAACCAGGGCAGCAGGAGCCTCCGCCCCCTGTGCAGCGCGTGTTGCAGGGGGGTGCGCTTGCCAGCATCCCACGAGGCGGCAAACAGAAAGCCCGATGCAAACATGAAACACTGGATAAGGGTAGAACCTGAGATGGCCGTGAACAAATCTGCCCAAGGTTGCGGGGTATCCGCATAGAGCTCCCAGAACGGAAAGGGCGTGGCGTAAAACATGACGCAGTGCATAACCACAACCAGAAAAAGGCACTTGGTTTTCAGCAGGGCAATGTGGGGATAGTGCATTGGGGCGGCCTTGGTGGAAATATGCGAAATTGCACCCGGAACAATGCCCGACAATAACGTGACCCGCCACGCAGGGCAAGCTGGTTGCATCTGCGCGGCGGGCCGTAAACGTCCGCTCATGTCGGCGCGTGTCAGCGAGGAGCCGGGGCTTAAGCCTTGGCCTCCGCAATCCAGCTGGCGACCTCATCCCCGGTGGGGACCCTGCCCGTGCATTTGATCTGGCCGTTGACCATCACCGCCGGGGTGGAAATGATGCGCGCGGCCATGATTTCTCTGAAATCAGATATCTTGATCACCGAAATTTCACCGCCAGCCTGTTCCGCAGCCTGACGCACCACGTTTTCCGCCTCTACGCAACGCGCGCAGCCGGGGCCGAATACCTTGATTTCCATTTGTTTTGCTCCTGAAAGTTATGCCAGGAATGATCCAGCCAGATTGAACAACCAGCCCACCAGGGTGAACATAAGCAAAAGATAACCCACAAAAACAGCCAGCAGCCTGCCTGTCATGACCTGCCGCAACATGAGCATTTCCGGCAGGCTGACTACTACCGTGCTCATGCAGAAGGCCAGTGTGGTGCCGATGGGCAGCCCCTTGGTCAGCAGGCTTTCCATAACCGGGATGATGCCTGTCACGCTGGAATACAGAGGGATGCCCAGCAGGACGGAAAGCGGCACCGACCACCACTCCCCGGCGCCAAGATGCTCGGCAAACCAGTTTTCCGGCACAAAGCCGTGCAGGGCCGCGCCAAGCCCAACGCCGATGATCACCCACTTCCACACGCGGCGGAAGATGGTGGATGTTTCCGACCATGCAAAATCGTGCCGCTGGCGCAGGGTGATGCGTGGGGAGCAGACCGGGGCGGCACCTGCGCTCTTGGCTTCTTCCGCTTGCGCGGGCATGTTGGCCATGGCCTCAAGAATAAAGGGGTGCAGCCAGCGCTCGGCCTTGATGGCGTCCATGAGGCAGCCGCCAATGATGCCAGCGATCATGCCCACAACCACGTAGGCCACGGTGATCTTCCAGCCCAGCAGGCCCCACAGCAAAACAACGGCCAGTTCGTTGATAAGCGGCGAGGTGATGAGAAAGGACATGGTAATGCCCATGGGGATGCTGGCCGTGGTGAAGCCGAGAAACAGCGGGATGCTTGAGCAGGAGCAAAATGGTGTAACCGCGCCAAAGGCGGAGCCGAGAAAATAGCCTACTCCCTTTGCCTTGCCGCTCAGATAATCACGCACCCGCTCCACGTTGAGCCCGGCCCGCGCCCAGGCAATGGCGTAGATAAGCGCTACCAGCAGGAGCAGAATTTTTGCCGTGTCATAGAAGAAGAACTCCACGGATTCCGCAATGGGCGAGCCAGGGGCAAAACCCATAAGGCCCACAGCCAGCCAGTGCGCCGCAGGCTGAATGACGGAATAGACCAGCCACCACACCACGCCGAGGGCGGTAATAGCCGCAGCGTATCCGAGGTTCCAGGCACGCGTTTCTGACGCTTTGTGGGGCTGCAACGTATCGTTTTTGCAGCAGCATTTTTGTTGAAGAGGCGTGTTCATGGTGAGCATCTTTTATTTTAATATTTGTTGAATAGTTGACATGTTGAAGCTAAAAAAAGGCAGGGCCCTTTTATTTATAATTTCGGGAGGATGCCTGGCAATACGCTGCTTGCTGCCCGGAACTTCCGGCACTCACCGGGGTTGGCGGAGCAGCATTCTGACGTGAGGTAGGCGATCACCTCAAGCATCAGGGGGATGCTGGCCTTGTAGCGCATAAATCGCCCCTCCTTTTCAACCGTCACCAGACCGCTGTGCACAACGGCCTTGAGGTGAAAGGAGAGGTTGGTGGAGGGAATATCCAGCTGACGGGCGATTTCTCCAGCCACCAGCCCCTGCGGGGCATTTTTGACCAGCAGTCTGAACAGGTCGAGGCGTACCTCGGATGACAGGGCTTCAAAGATGTTGGCGGCAGTTTTGCTTTCCATAAAATGATATTTCAACATTAATTGATCAGTGTCAAGAGGACGAAAAAAAGCTGCGGCAAACAAACGTTCGCCGCAGCTTTTAATGAATTGATGTATCTGGGCCTGTGGTGCGCCGGGTCAATGGGCAGCGGTTGTACCTTTCTAGGAACCGCTGTGCCCGTTGCCGTTCCCATTGCTCATGGAGGCAATGGTCTCGCGCAGGTCGGCGGCCATCTGGGCCACCTCGCGGGCGGTGACGCCAAGCTCCGTCATGGCGTTGGAAATATCCAGCGCAATGGAATCAACCGTGCCGATGTTGCCGTTGATTTCTTCAGAAGCGGCGGACTGCTTTTCAGCCGTAGTGGCGATTATGCCGATCATGTCGGCGGTCTGCATGACCTGGGTGACAATTTCCTGCAAGGCTTCACCCGCCTGCGTCACAAGCTCCACACCCTGCTGTACGCTGGCGTCAGTTTCGTCCATCAGCGCAATATTGCTCTGGGCGCTGTCCTGAATGCCCTTGACGGCGGAAGAGACTTCCATGGTGGCTTGCATGGTTTTTTCCGCCAGTTTGCGCACTTCATCGGCAACCACGGCAAATCCGCGCCCTGCCTCGCCAGCGCGGGCGGCTTCAATGGCGGCGTTAAGGGCCAGCAGGTTTGTCTGGTCGGCAATATCGCTGATGATGCCAAGGATTTTGCCCACGTCCTGCGCCTTGCTGCCAAGATCGTGCAGCCCCGTGCTCATGGTTGTGGTGTGCTTGCGTACATCGGCTATGGCCTCAATGGACTGGTCGGTGATCTTCTGGCCGCTCTGGGCGCGCTGCCGGGCCTGATCAGCATTGCCCGAGGCATCGCCAGCGTTGCGCGCCACATCCACTATGGAGGCGTTCATGGCTTCGATGGCGGTGGCGGTTTCGCGTATCCTGTTTTGCTGGTTGGCTGTGCCTTCGCTGGT contains:
- a CDS encoding acyltransferase family protein, with the translated sequence MSGRLRPAAQMQPACPAWRVTLLSGIVPGAISHISTKAAPMHYPHIALLKTKCLFLVVVMHCVMFYATPFPFWELYADTPQPWADLFTAISGSTLIQCFMFASGFLFAASWDAGKRTPLQHALHRGRRLLLPWFGVGMLWVAPLYTLFSIPAFGHPADATLLETWKSVALGLFTDHLWFLLVLFWITLFWIIALWILQKLGRDTALTGGMVALVAALCLQNYGGWLKWYCLWEAPSFILCYYMGIVAFRNHEALNALCRTRPLALGLGLTALIVLLWPYASAPVSGWIVSLLCALLVYHMFLLTAGLYPLLQAFAPFAWFERNGFRFYLFHLPTPLLVFMWLYKPLQLPPVAFVLLNIAITLTVTSALVAASRKLEEKLGIKL
- a CDS encoding thioredoxin family protein; translated protein: MEIKVFGPGCARCVEAENVVRQAAEQAGGEISVIKISDFREIMAARIISTPAVMVNGQIKCTGRVPTGDEVASWIAEAKA
- a CDS encoding permease, with product MNTPLQQKCCCKNDTLQPHKASETRAWNLGYAAAITALGVVWWLVYSVIQPAAHWLAVGLMGFAPGSPIAESVEFFFYDTAKILLLLVALIYAIAWARAGLNVERVRDYLSGKAKGVGYFLGSAFGAVTPFCSCSSIPLFLGFTTASIPMGITMSFLITSPLINELAVVLLWGLLGWKITVAYVVVGMIAGIIGGCLMDAIKAERWLHPFILEAMANMPAQAEEAKSAGAAPVCSPRITLRQRHDFAWSETSTIFRRVWKWVIIGVGLGAALHGFVPENWFAEHLGAGEWWSVPLSVLLGIPLYSSVTGIIPVMESLLTKGLPIGTTLAFCMSTVVVSLPEMLMLRQVMTGRLLAVFVGYLLLMFTLVGWLFNLAGSFLA
- a CDS encoding ArsR/SmtB family transcription factor, giving the protein MESKTAANIFEALSSEVRLDLFRLLVKNAPQGLVAGEIARQLDIPSTNLSFHLKAVVHSGLVTVEKEGRFMRYKASIPLMLEVIAYLTSECCSANPGECRKFRAASSVLPGILPKL